The genomic window TGTTTTACACCCCTgctcaaaaaagaaaaaagaaactcACATAGCAAAACCAGGAGAATACAAAGGAAACCATTGTGACAAAAAGTCAATTTTTCCCCTTTTTGCTAGTCAAGCGTGTTCAGTTCGTGTTGAATAGACAAAGGAAGAATACAGCTTTCTGTTCAGGCATGCAGTAGGCACCCTGCCGGGTCCTCAGGATTATCAAAAGATCACACACAGTGTCCTGACTTGCCAATTGGACTATTTACACATCGTACAGTGCCTGGTTGTTTGgttgctgtgagtgtgtgcgtaaagtaaatgtgtatgtgtgtactgaaGGTGGCAGGCATGGGATAAGAGGTGTGTACGCATCTGTGTGCGCacgcgtgcgtgtgtctatgtgtgtgcatgcgtcaccctccctctcgctctcttcctgccCCCTGAACaaaaccctgccccctcctcagaCATGCGTCTcgatgaaagagtgtgtgtgtgtcatgagcGGGGCTGCGAGCGGGGAGAGATCGTCCTGGCCGTTGGTGCCGGGGCTGAGCTGGCAGATGTCAGAGTAGAGCTCACTGTTCCACTGCTTCCACTCCCTAAAGCTCTGTGAGCACAGAGTCGGGTCCTCCAGCAGGGCGCAGATCACCGCCAGCTCGGACTCCTTGGCCtgagggacaggagagaagggatTGACCCCAGTCAGAGCTGCTGGGACCACCtcagctccgccccctcaacTTGAACACCAATGAAACTGTGGATTCAGAACACATCTGGTTCTATATTCAGGGTTCTTTGAACTTTATTCCATGGGAGTGATATACTGATACGTATATTTacgcgtgtgtgcacgtgtgtgtggacgtgtgtgtaccttcagggTGCTGCGGAGGGCTCGGACCCTGTGCAGCCTGTCGTTCAGGAGGGGGTCCCTGCAGCGCTGGGTGAAGCAGCGTCGGAGCTCCTGGCGGCTGCAGGGCCGGGGGTCCCCGAGGGCCGACACGTTGGCCTGCTCCAGGGCCCGGTACAGCTGCTCTAGGCCGTCCAGACCCTCCGCCACCGAcgccccctcccgcccctccgACAAACGCCGTTCCCGTCCCTCCGAGACCCGCCTCTCCCGTCCCtcgctccgcccctctctcggTTCGAGGACTGCGGGAGAAGGACAGAAGGGAAGTGATCAGTGTGACTGAAAGACTTGAACTGAGCATACAGAAATAAGAGCCTGAATTTAAGGAGAAAGCCTTTTCAATTAAGTTGTAATTATCAGTGTGCACGTGACATTTAAACGTTGTTTACAGTACATTCATTCAATGATTAAAGTCTTTCCAGGATAAAAACAGATGTTCTACGATTTTTCTAAAATCCAGGCCACAGAATCTATAtcaatctatgtgtgtgtctcaccctcctggCTGGCATCGTTGACCTTGGCCTCCTGGGCCTCTTGGGCCtcgccctcctcgtcctcgctcctctcctccatgcgGGCGGGGGTCTGCAGCAGCTTGCCTGACCGGGGGTCCCTGTTCCTGGGAAGGCTCTGGCTGCGCTGCTTGTGGGACCTCCGGTGTGAGTGGGAGTGCGTGTGCGGCCCCCGCTCCAGAGGGAAGGGCCCCTCCCGTTCCCGCTCCCGCTCCGCGTGGTGCCTGCGGACGGGCAGGGTGGCCTGCCGACGCCTCTCCGGGGACatgccctgcctccccagccccccgtaCCCCCCCATCAGCCCGTCACCCATGCCCATCTCCCGCCCGCCGTagcccccgtccccctccaAGGGCGCCGTCTGGAGGAAGTGGAGCCCGGAGCTGGTCAGGGGCGTCTCGATCAGGTCCTGCCAGGAGCGGCGCTCTCGGTGGGTGGAGCGGCAGCCCGACGAGTGGGTGCTGGTGCTGCCCGTCCCCATGCCGCCCtcacccctctgctcctccgccGAGGAGTGGGAGTGAGTGGACTCGCTGGAGAAGTGGCGCCCGTGCTTGGGCTCCGGGAAGGGGCTGGAGGAGTTcacctgaggggggagaggggaggtggaagaGACCATCTGTGcggggatgggggaggtggaggatacCATCggcggggggatgggggaggtggaCGACATCATCtgcggggggatgggggaggtggaggcgcTCATggacaggggcaggggggagggggtggagcgcAGGAGGCTCATGCTGACTGACCGAGGCAACTGGTCATAGCTATGGAGGAGGTGGGtctgggtagaggagaggggaggtggcggagatggggggggggggggtaaaagcaAGGTGGGAAAgtgagattgagggagggagggagggagggagggaaggagggaaggaaggaaggagggaggggggggatgggaagagaagagaagacagagagcaggacgacaggagagaaggagcaccaggacgagagtgagagagcagtgAAATGGTTGATGAGTACCAATGACCAGCGAGGCGTGACCGTTGAATGCACATCTGAACACACGGGACCCAGCTTGGAATCTCTACAACACGGCACTACTCCTTCATCCTCAATCTCACTGATCTCACATGGTTAGATAGGTAGCGGCTGTGCAGAATGCCACTTGCTTTCTCCAGTCCAGTCAGGCTAAGTCAAAGATGACCTCATGGAAGGATGCTTTTCAACAGGATGCGGTTAGAAGACATGGTCCTTTAGCACCATCTAGTGTCTGCCAGTGTCAACACAGGCAAGTGGCATTAAGGGTTGTGGGACCGGTGGGCAGGGCTGGCCTGGCTCCATAGAGAGACAGTCACACGCTCTGATGTTTTATGGAAGCTGAGAGCACTGTACGCTGCTCTACTGAAACTGCTGGGGCTTTTAGAATAAAATATTCTATTAGAAcgaaacatttaaaaaataatggagtgtgtgtgtgtgtgtgttacacgtctgtgtttgttggtgtgtatgtgtgtgtgctactctGTTTCCGTGTGTTTGCTCGTGTAGacgtgtgtatctatgtgttactgtaagtctgtgtgtgtgtgtgtgtgtgtgtacgtgtgtgtgtaaacacttACTGAGGGGGTGCGGTGGTAGGTGTCACACAGAGAAGACGGCCCGTCCTGTTTGAGTGTCATGGAGCCGTCAGCGTCCTCCTGGTCACTCTCACTCCAGTAATCTGATTGGAtgtcaagaacacacacacacacggagcgcCGTCTTAGGGAACAGTGACAGAGATCAATGTGGCTGGCCAATCAAGTCCAAACACATCCTATTCACCTTCATCAGGGCGGGGCACCTTGTCATCGGGGGTGTAGCCAATGGCAGCCAGGCCCAGTCGGTTCATCCACCTATGAGAATGGATGAAAAGATGAATAGACaaagggtggagagggaaggaaagaggagtggaaggcgggggagcagagaggagaggagcagagaggagaggagcagagaggagaagagcagagagggatgggagtaCAGCAGGAAGCTGTGTTGAGTGCAGAGCTGAATCCCTAAATTAATTCAATCATCTTTTCCAAAAGTTGACCCAAGCCTGTTTTTAGCCCCGATgattaaagagagagggacaagagaagaaagaggggatgagaaaatgaagaggcagagagagagcgcatagatcgctctcttcccctctgtcctGCTGAGTGTCGGTGTCCTCTCTAAGGACAGTGCAGAAGGAGGTCATGAACTAAGAATAGAGACAGGGAGCCAGGCCAACAGGACACGCATCATCACACCAGGAAGTGCGTCACACAGGAAGCCCACACATGCATTCCCATCCCTCACTGACGTACCTTACAACCCACATCTGTGTCTGGGAACTACTGTATATTTAATTGAACCTTGAGCTATCTGTGTCACGTTaaacactgtgcacacacaccttctctcgtacgaacacacaccacacacacagcatacacacatttagtctcacCATGGATATTGAAGAAAACACATTTTTTCACTTCCAATTCAATTCCCATGTCAGCGAGGAGAGGTGTAGATAGTTAGTGCTAATTATGAAAGACAGGCTAGCATTCCAGCTGATAACATactacctcctccccccccccttacacacacatacagtatacacacacacacaaataaacactctGCAGAAACAGGGAAACAAACATGTTTTCTTCATGCTGTGGATTTGGTGGTGGTcaggagtgtgcatgtgtgtgcatgtatgagtGAGCGTGTGTTCTGTGTTAACTTAATTTCAGACAGCTGAGATATTCATGAAAGTATACGACAGCTGTCACTTCCACACAAACAGGTACTGGAGCTGCTCAATGCTGTGTGACACTGAAACATCTCAGACTCCAGATtcagcacgcacacgcacacgcacacacacacacacacacacacacacacacacacacacacacacacacacacgcacaatcacTCACCTATTCATTTCCTCGAGACAGTCTGTAGCAAAGAAGAAGCTCTTGATTTTGGGATGACAAGCTTTGAAGGCACTGTAAATGATAGGAGATAGGCAAATTAtcacactgtgtgtctgtgtgtgtgtctgtctatgtgtgtctgtgtgcgtgtgtgtgtgtttatctgtgtgctcAGCGTCCTATGATTTAGGAACGATGAGTGACAAGCAAAGGACACTCACAATTTCCGTCTGCACTCGATGGCTCGGTCTATCCTGAACTCTGGCAGACTGATGAAGCCTTCAGCCTTCTCATCCTGCAGTAAATAGGaaagggtgaaggaggagagagaaagagccacGTAGGGAGATGAGTGACAGCGAGAGAGCGTGaatagtcgtgtgtgtgtgtaggaacccCAAAAAGAttggtgtgtgcttctgtgtgtgtaggtgtgtgtgggtgtgtatgtggaagAGCTGGCTATtagctcttcagcgcgcgctaCGCACGTGTGTCTAGGAGTCTGTGGGAGTGTGGGCGTGTGTACACTAGAGTCTTACATTCTGGTTGGTGTACCAGTAGAGACAGGACTCTTTGAGGATGAACCAGTATTTCCTCCACTTCTGGGTGAAGTAGCCTTTAGCATCCTTCTTCTTCCACAGCCAGCCCTCACAGTCCCCATGGCCCAAGTCCTTACAGGAGATACGCCTGCGGCTGGCGCTCGTCAGAGAGCCTGCACATGGAGAAACCAGGTCAACCACACCCGGGTCCAGTCCTGTACAGCACGGTCACATTTGAAACAAAAGAcacattgaaacacacacagcagtgggaTACATACCTTTACTCCTCTTTTTTATGGGTTTTGTTCTTAAGGAGGTGTAGTGGAAAGACTGAAAAGTAGATGGgtggaaggaagaaagagagagagaaagaggagagtaaAGGAAGATTAGTCGTGGTACTGAAGCAGTGCAAGAGCTCACTGGAGATGTGTGAAGGGCAGTGGGTGCCATGAAAACAACAGCACAGCTccagagaagcagaggaggctGTATCTAGGCCACTGTGATCTCACAGTCTAACATCAGGCATGTTCCATCGTGACTGTTAGCCTGAAGGTGCAAACACACCCCAGGACTGGATGTTGCTCTAGAGATTGTATGTCTAGAGGTGTGATGATGGtccctctgtttgtgtgtgtgtgtgtctctatgtgtgccTTTACCTTCCTCATGGATGCCCCTCCCAGGCGATCACTCCCAGAGCTTGAGTACCtgttgtggtgggaggagggaagctATCATCACTGTTTGTTACTGGTATGATATATTAATGGTCATAATTCTCAAACTGACACCAAAcccctggatacacacacacacaaacacactcacctatCGGTCGTGTCTGCTCTTAGTGTGTCCCCTGATCTCTGTATCTGATGGATAgggtgagaaggaggaaggaggaggaagtcaTTTACGAGTACAGCatatcagcatgtgtgtgtgtgtgtgtgtgtttggaggacaAAGCTCCAAATGAACTCCAATTTAGACTCAGGCAAGAAAGGAGATGAGGATGTTAGTGTGAGTTGTGAAATGGCTTCCCTGcatactaatgtgtgtgtgtgtgtgtgtaggtgtgtgtgtgtggaactgtCATTCCCTCTGTCCCTGAAGTTGGCACCCAGGCAAGGAAACTGATCAGTTcgactctcctctgcctcttctctttcaaacacacatacaaacgctCTAACACTATCTATTATTAACGAATCCTGAAGCTTCACACCTCCCTGTAAGGACATTAATCTAGACCTTGTATaaacttgacacacacatgtacaacacacacacacacaccctcactcaagCTTCCTGCTTCTGATTAAATGTGGCATGACTGCGTCACACTCACATCCATTTCCACCCTGTCcctctaactgtgtgtgttttgtggtgggaaactgtgtgtgtgtgtttgagcgtgcgCAAAATAGGATATTAGTGTTATTAGAGTCGTGAGATGGGTTTCCTGCATAcagacgggtgtgtgtgcatgtgtgtgtgtgtgcatgtgtgtgtgtgtgcgggtgtgcttATGCATACAGGCATGGCGTCGGGGATCTGGTCCAGGCGGAGGGTAGACGACAGCATGGAAGGGCTGATAGGAAAGCTGGGGCTGCTGGGATTGCGGCTCTTCCGCCGCGAATGCCGGGTGGAGTCCCGCCTACTCTCCCGTCCAGGGACCTCCGGCTCCTCCTCTATGACCAGGATCTTGTCATCGCTTAGGTAACGCAGAAGGGAATTGTCTGAAtctgagagggggggaaaaatcAGCATGCAGGTTAGAGGTGGTCTTAGAACCAGGAGGTAAAACCCCAGTCTGAGTCCTGGATAGAACCATGGAACCGTTACCACTGGCAGGACACAGAACCAGATCAAGTTAGAACGAGAGAACCCATTGTTGTAGAAGGTAGAGAAAGGGGATGCGAGCACAGAACCCTGAAGTTCTTTCGGATTGGCCCAGCTCAATCAAAACAGGCTGTTACTCGGATCATTTGTTTATAACACCGTCGGAGACGCGTGAGAAAATCGGAGAACGTGTGGGGCTGTgaagtagtatgtgtgtgtttgagtcagcctgtgtgtgtgtgtgtgtgtgtgagagagagatgcagatagagggagagacagggtggtCCCCACCAGTGACTTTAATGTTATTCATAGACTTCACAGACAGTGGAGTGGAGCTTCTCAGACTGAATACAGATAGACTCCTGCAGCATGGCTGACCACGacttgggggggcgggggggataggcgaggaggagagagatggaggaggaggagaggagtagtgGGGATGGAGGATgaaagggggttgggggtggggggggtgaggaggagaactGGAAGAAAGGCGAATAGAAAAGAGGGacggggagagtgagggagggagggagggagtgaaagctGCGAGGGGAGAATGATGAAGGGGGAAGAATGGGCGCTGGGAGATATACCTACCGTAGagtgatacacacagacacacacacatacagaggacacacacagacacacttgcacatacagtaaacacacagacaaggcaCACATACAGGTACATAAgcacatacagtaaacacacagtactatacaacacacacccaaTAATACTACACAATCATGATGCTATGTaagacacacaccccagataCACGGACATACCACACATAAACACCAAATGATGACATGACTGAAGCTGATCATGAAGCGAAGCactgatcaaaacaaacaatgaaAAAGGACCCTGAAGTTGATCTTATGcctgaggtttgtgtgtgtgcgtgtgtgcgtgcaagtgtgtgtgtgtaagacagtgtgtgtacctctgctccctctcttgcCCATGCAGGGTTCCTTGGGCTCGGCCATCCAATTATATTCCGGCGGCATGGAAACTGGTCTGAGGTCACCTGGAACAACCAATCAGCGGTCAGAAAGAGGGCGAGGCGGAGGAGTTGTGGGAGGGAAGGGTGGCTTGTGACAGACAGAAGGTTGGTGCTTTAGGGTGGGGGTGTtgggaggaggtgggtgggttTCGGGGGGACTCACACTGAGCTGGGGTGAGGGGCTGTGTTGACGTTAAGCGATCTGGGATTGTTGTGTTTTGAGGGGAAGATACTTAGCTGGTCAAGTAGCGGagtagagatgagaggagagagaaggaaagggagggagagaagaagtgaCAGTGAGATGGAAAGACAGATGGAAACACTTGATTCTGAGGGTCCTCCGTAATCAGGCCTCATCATGATCAGGGCTCttactgtaagaagacattagTCTCCTACCCATGGACTACACCTCTCCAACGGTCCTTGGAGGAAGAGATCCATCACTCAATTGCTCCTCTAAAGATGACTTTTCTCTACTTGAGGGTTGCGGTCCTCTTCTCTGACGGTAGATCTTAGGTGCTGCCTTTGATGGGCTTGTCTTGTAATCAACAAACCAAACACCCAACGCTCATAGGAGAAGTCCATATTCAGGCTTCATCTCAATGCCATCTAAGAATCTGCAGACCCTCAAAATCAAATGCTCCCAAAGAAAGGCAAAGTGACaaaggcaggtagagagagatgagataaGAGAAAAGAAGGGGTGGTGCACAAGCATTGGAATGGGTGACACAGCAAGGGCGTGGGGTTGCTCCTGGTTACAagtacgtgtgtttgtctgcatgtcTCACCATGCGTGGGGGTCTTGTCTCGCCGTCTGACCCCCGTGTTGCGGCCCCTGTCGTAGTCCGGCCCTGGGgggcccccatccccctccagcAGGGAGAAGTACTGACCGCTGTCCTGGTCCAGGTAGTAGCTGACTGCTTCCGAGCCCTTGGAACCGGACTGGGAGCTGACACTGTACCTGCTGATGTCATCACATGACATCAGACCCATCTCCTCCCTgaggacacacagtcacacacacaccaggtggtGGTTACTATGGATACTCCTTTCATTGTAAATCGTCATCAtcagcatgtacagtatgtatgtgtgtttgagagagagagagagagagagagtgagagagagagagagagagagagagagagagagagagagagagagagagagagagagagagagagagagagagagagagagagagagagagagagagagagagagagagagagagagagagtgagtgagtgagtgagtgagtgagtgagtgagtgagtgagtgagtgagtgagtgagtgagtgagtgagtgagagtgtctgACCTGGTCCCGTACAGTCCAGACACAGGGGACAGGATGAAAACATCTTGCATGTTGGGGACGTCCATTTTGGACATTCCCAGAGTGACACTGGGAGTAGGAGAGGAACTGGTCGGACTAGTGGGGACCGGCTGGAAGacaaaaagacaaagagagacagaaagaaagagagagagacagaaaaaaagaaagaaagagagagagagagagagagtgagggtgtgaaAAGACAGAGTGAATGAAATAAAGACAGATGCAAAGaagaagagacagaaatagagagacagagacagagagtggataAAAAGTCCATTAATCAGATTCTATTTTTACTACTCTTCCTCTGCATTCTGAAGTGTCATTCTAACCTGGGATCTGGGATATTTGAACATTTCATCTCATTGGAACTTCAGTTTCTCTAAGCACAAAGACAGTTCTGAATAGATATATACTGTAAAGACTGTGTTCTTTGTATCTGgaactctctccatcctcccttctctctctctctctctctctctctctctctctctctctctctctctctctctctctctctctctctctctctctcccactctctttccttctctctctcccgctctttctATCTGACCCCTCTTCACTATAACAGGGCTTGTGCCATGTCTGTTCCCATGACAACCTACTCTCTCCTTATCCTCACCCTCAGAATGAGTAGacgaagagagaaagcgagagagagagatagagagagagagagagagagagagagagagagagagagagagagagagagagagagagagagagagagagagagagagagagagagagagagagaaagaaagaaagaaagaaagaaagaaagaagaaagaggatACAAAGTGCCACATTCTACAGTgtgtattgtgtatgtgtgatgccTTGTCTGAATGTAGCTGAATTGAAAATGTTGAATTGTTACAGAATCCCATGTCCCAGGTTGACCTGACTGGCAGCCATAGCTCCATATAGAAGGTGTATGAGGGTACCTATGTGAGATACCTGTGTGGAGACACAACAATATAGTATTTAATACTCTAACAAACACTCTGGCTTGAAACACCCACATTCAGAACCCTCATTAGGAAATCTCTACTCCANNNNNNNNNNNNNNNNNNNNNNNNNNNNNNNNNNNNNNNNNNNNNNNNNNNNNNNNNNNNNNNNNNNNNNNNNNNNNNNNNNNNNNNNNNNNNNNNNNNNNNNNNNNNNNNNNNNNNNNNNNNNNNNNNNNNNNNNNNNNNNNNNNNNNNNNNNNNNNNNNNNNNNNNNNNNNNNNNNNNNNNNNNNNNNNNNNNNNNNNctctctctctctctctctctctctctctctgtctctctctctctctctgtctctctctctcactctctctctctcttatctctctcaatCCTtacatctctgcctctctccttacatctctgcctttctctttctctctctctctccctccccatctctctctcacgctccacCTCTTAAAAGCAAAGCCTAGATGACATATAAAACAACTTCACGGTAGCTTCAGAagtaggaagagggagagagatggagattggcagaaagagagggagagagaggtagagtgcaagagaggatgtgagagagaatgcgagtgagatggagagagagagaaagagagagatatgaagagTGTGGAGGTGCAAGCTGTGCAGGGTTGTGACTGGAGTTCGGAGTGAAAACAGTAATTTTGTGATTATAGCCTGCTGCTAcggctgtcagagagagacagagagcgagatacagtgtgtacagtgtgtgtgtatgtgtgtgtgagagagagagagagagagagagagagagagagagagagagagagagagagagagagagagagagagagagagagagagagatggaggcagaagagggggCTGTGGGTAATAAGGAGAGAAGATCATAAAAGAAGatgaaaaaggaggagaggataggagagagatggaaccaCCACATCAAACTCAATACTAGCCTATTACCTAaacccctacctcccccccccctcacaaacaCCTTCCAAGCTTAACCCCCACATGACTGTCAGTGCCACTCTTTGCCATGGCTCATGTATACATTTTAGCTCAATGTAAACATGTGTGGGTGCAAAGTCTGTACAGTATATCACCATTCCAGACACATTGATTCAACACAGTGGAAATTCCCTCAGAGCTGAAAATATGTCCGTAGGCCCCACCAAAGAGACTATCTTCTCTGaataatacatttagtcatgcaCAGGCTACCTAAAATAGCCCACATTTGGAACGAGTAATAATTGATGTGTCtaaacacacagaacaacaagAGGTGATGGAAGCGGAGTGGGGAGACGGCGTGCACGTGAGGCCACTCATGTGCACACAGAGACTCGAGCGCACTGAGGACATGAACATCAAGCTTCTTAGAGCACACTGGAGCGCACACTGGAgagccctcctcgtcctcctcctcatcctcctccttatcatcctcctcatcat from Osmerus mordax isolate fOsmMor3 chromosome 12, fOsmMor3.pri, whole genome shotgun sequence includes these protein-coding regions:
- the LOC136954112 gene encoding LOW QUALITY PROTEIN: connector enhancer of kinase suppressor of ras 2-like (The sequence of the model RefSeq protein was modified relative to this genomic sequence to represent the inferred CDS: inserted 1 base in 1 codon), whose amino-acid sequence is MALVMEPISKWTPKQVLDWMKGLDDCLQQYVKSFEREQMGGEQLLHITHQELEELGVTRIGHQELILEAVDLLCALNYGLETENLRTLSHKLNASAKNLQNFILGRRRGGHYDGRASRRLPNDFLTSVVDLIGAAKNLLAWLDRSPFASVTEYSLLKNNIVQLCLELTTIVQQDCTVYETENKILHVCKTLAGICDHIISLSSDSLVSQSAHLEVVHLTSIMPSEGLGMYIKSTYDGLHVITGTTENSPADQCKKIHAGDEVIQVNHQTVVGWQLKNLVNALREDPCGVILTLKKXPQNTLSSTPALLRNVRWKPLGLQPVPTSPTSSSPTPSVTLGMSKMDVPNMQDVFILSPVSGLYGTREEMGLMSCDDISRYSVSSQSGSKGSEAVSYYLDQDSGQYFSLLEGDGGPPGPDYDRGRNTGVRRRDKTPTHGDLRPVSMPPEYNWMAEPKEPCMGKRGSRDSDNSLLRYLSDDKILVIEEEPEVPGRESRRDSTRHSRRKSRNPSSPSFPISPSMLSSTLRLDQIPDAMPRSGDTLRADTTDRYSSSGSDRLGGASMRKSFHYTSLRTKPIKKRSKGSLTSASRRRISCKDLGHGDCEGWLWKKKDAKGYFTQKWRKYWFILKESCLYWYTNQNDEKAEGFISLPEFRIDRAIECRRKFAFKACHPKIKSFFFATDCLEEMNRWMNRLGLAAIGYTPDDKVPRPDEDYWSESDQEDADGSMTLKQDGPSSLCDTYHRTPSVNSSSPFPEPKHGRHFSSESTHSHSSAEEQRGEGGMGTGSTSTHSSGCRSTHRERRSWQDLIETPLTSSGLHFLQTAPLEGDGGYGGREMGMGDGLMGGYGGLGRQGMSPERRRQATLPVRRHHAEREREREGPFPLERGPHTHSHSHRRSHKQRSQSLPRNRDPRSGKLLQTPARMEERSEDEEGEAQEAQEAKVNDASQEVLEPREGRSEGRERRVSEGRERRLSEGREGASVAEGLDGLEQLYRALEQANVSALGDPRPCSRQELRRCFTQRCRDPLLNDRLHRVRALRSTLKAKESELAVICALLEDPTLCSQSFREWKQWNSELYSDICQLSPGTNGQDDLSPLAAPLMTHTHSFIETHV